In the genome of Rhodoplanes sp. Z2-YC6860, one region contains:
- a CDS encoding MATE family efflux transporter, with translation MDPRTRMLLEAPVGPTILRLALPNVVVMVVQASIGLIETYFVAKLGLDALAGMALVFPLFMLLQMVSAGAMGGGILSAVARALGGGNRERANELVWSAVVITIGFGAVTTVLALLFGPKLYALMGGRDGSLAAAATYSALVFSGAIPLWLFNSFAAIIRGTGNMFFPAVVITVGALFLIPVSPLLIFGIGPFPHLGVAGGATAVLLYYVVGAFIFAWYIWSGRSVLKPALVPPKLVWAPMRDVLRVGLTSSIVSLSTNVTIATATGLAGLVGPAAVAGYGTGARLEYLLVPLVFGLGAPVAAMVGTAIGAGRRDRALKVAWTGAAMAAGITEVIGLAAAIFPVAWLSLFGNEPTMLGVGTSYLHIVGPLYGFFGGGLLLYFASQGAGHVGWAMIIAVLRVIIAAGGGWLVVAKFDGSTGLFVVLAGAMVVFGVANAAAVAGGVWFKEQKPKAVPSPQPA, from the coding sequence ATGGACCCGCGCACCCGAATGCTACTGGAGGCCCCGGTCGGCCCGACCATCCTGCGGCTGGCATTGCCGAACGTGGTCGTGATGGTGGTGCAGGCCTCGATCGGACTGATCGAGACCTATTTCGTCGCCAAGCTGGGCCTCGATGCGCTGGCCGGTATGGCGCTGGTGTTCCCGCTGTTCATGCTGCTGCAGATGGTCTCGGCCGGCGCCATGGGCGGCGGCATCCTGTCGGCGGTGGCCCGTGCGCTCGGCGGCGGCAACCGCGAGCGCGCCAATGAGCTCGTCTGGTCCGCGGTCGTGATCACCATCGGCTTTGGCGCGGTGACCACGGTTTTGGCGTTGTTGTTCGGACCGAAGCTCTACGCGCTGATGGGGGGCCGCGACGGTTCGCTCGCCGCGGCTGCGACCTATTCGGCGCTGGTGTTCTCTGGCGCGATTCCGCTCTGGCTGTTCAATTCGTTCGCCGCGATCATCCGCGGCACCGGAAACATGTTCTTTCCGGCGGTGGTGATCACCGTGGGGGCGCTCTTCCTGATTCCGGTGTCGCCGCTGTTGATCTTCGGGATAGGCCCATTCCCGCACCTCGGTGTCGCTGGCGGTGCCACGGCCGTGCTGCTGTATTACGTCGTCGGTGCCTTCATCTTTGCCTGGTACATCTGGTCGGGCCGCAGTGTGTTGAAGCCCGCGCTTGTGCCGCCGAAACTTGTCTGGGCGCCGATGCGCGACGTCCTCCGCGTCGGCTTGACCTCATCGATCGTCAGCCTTTCGACCAACGTCACCATCGCGACCGCGACCGGCCTCGCCGGACTTGTTGGACCGGCGGCGGTGGCTGGCTACGGCACAGGCGCCAGGCTCGAATATCTTCTGGTGCCGCTTGTGTTCGGGCTCGGCGCGCCGGTTGCCGCCATGGTCGGCACCGCGATTGGTGCTGGTCGTCGTGATCGCGCGCTCAAGGTGGCTTGGACCGGTGCGGCGATGGCCGCAGGCATCACCGAGGTCATCGGGCTTGCCGCGGCGATCTTTCCGGTGGCGTGGCTGTCGCTGTTCGGCAACGAGCCGACCATGCTCGGTGTGGGGACCTCCTACCTGCACATCGTCGGACCGCTCTACGGTTTCTTTGGCGGTGGTCTTCTGCTGTACTTCGCCTCGCAGGGCGCCGGCCATGTTGGCTGGGCCATGATCATTGCCGTGCTGCGGGTGATCATCGCCGCCGGCGGCGGGTGGCTTGTGGTCGCCAAATTCGATGGCAGCACCGGACTGTTCGTGGTGCTTGCCGGGGCCATGGTCGTGTTCGGCGTGGCCAATGCGGCGGCGGTGGCCGGAGGTGTGTGGTTCAAGGAGCAGAAGCCCAAGGCCGTGCCGTCGCCGCAGCCGGCATGA
- a CDS encoding MarR family winged helix-turn-helix transcriptional regulator: MQKQTSPSLEPADCNCLALRQAARHVSQIYDSHLAVVGLKGTQYSILSKLNRMGPLSINELAKAMVMDRTTLGRAVRPLERDKLLTIEAGEDGRVRRLKLTAAGVTKVKAAAAQWREAQKEFELAYGVPEAAELRSALRRVVAAI, encoded by the coding sequence ATGCAAAAGCAAACATCCCCGTCGCTGGAACCGGCCGATTGCAACTGCCTGGCGCTCCGCCAGGCGGCGCGCCATGTCAGCCAGATCTATGACAGCCACCTTGCTGTCGTGGGGCTGAAGGGCACGCAGTATTCGATCCTGTCGAAGCTCAATCGGATGGGCCCGCTGTCGATCAACGAACTGGCCAAAGCCATGGTGATGGACCGCACCACACTCGGCCGCGCGGTGCGGCCGCTGGAGCGTGACAAGCTCCTGACCATCGAGGCCGGCGAGGACGGACGCGTGCGCCGGTTGAAGCTGACCGCCGCGGGCGTCACCAAAGTGAAAGCTGCGGCGGCGCAGTGGCGCGAGGCGCAGAAGGAATTCGAGCTGGCTTATGGCGTGCCTGAGGCGGCGGAGCTTCGCTCCGCGCTGCGGCGTGTGGTGGCTGCGATCTGA
- a CDS encoding tetratricopeptide repeat protein, with the protein MRNVLPLLTAALLAGLSASAVHAQSSVNTEICAAGDASAYSAEQRIAACTALVETLKDQPKELADVLVSRGAVYYYVNKMQAAFADLDRAIALDPTNARAFRERANSYRTVGRIDRALADANKAVNLAPEDAEAFDNRGNVFINNQQYDRAIADYDEAIRLNPNYAQAWRDRGAAYYFKEDYTTAIKNFDESIRLDPKSDQAFTNRGSAYKKMGRTEQALADESEAIKLDPNVPEYFDNRGLTYAENGDYDRAIADYNEAIRITPKANFLTNRGDAYNEKGDYDRAIADYDRAIALNPRFSLAWNNRGAAYKGKGDLDRAIENYEQALHIDPKMDTAAENLAAVRVERDRRAMLPERRTPSFECHGARRAVEKAICSDPELSRLDRQIDEAYKAALKRSPRKDIGAVRAEQREFLTTRNKSFGRVDYNLKHDMEERLHCGLYAAN; encoded by the coding sequence ATGCGAAACGTCTTGCCGTTGCTCACCGCAGCGCTGCTCGCGGGATTGTCCGCGTCCGCCGTCCACGCGCAGTCGAGCGTCAACACCGAGATCTGTGCCGCGGGCGACGCGAGCGCCTATTCGGCCGAACAGCGCATCGCGGCCTGCACGGCGCTGGTCGAGACGCTGAAGGATCAGCCGAAGGAATTGGCCGACGTGTTGGTGAGTCGCGGCGCGGTCTACTACTATGTCAACAAGATGCAGGCGGCCTTCGCCGATCTCGATCGCGCTATCGCGCTCGATCCCACGAATGCGCGGGCCTTCCGCGAGCGCGCGAACTCTTACCGCACGGTGGGACGGATCGACCGCGCGCTCGCCGACGCCAACAAGGCCGTCAATCTCGCTCCGGAGGACGCCGAGGCGTTCGACAACCGCGGCAACGTGTTCATCAACAACCAGCAATACGACCGCGCCATCGCCGATTACGACGAAGCCATCCGGCTCAATCCGAACTACGCCCAGGCCTGGCGCGACCGCGGCGCGGCTTACTATTTCAAAGAGGACTACACGACCGCGATCAAGAATTTCGACGAGTCGATCCGCCTCGATCCGAAAAGCGACCAGGCTTTCACCAACCGCGGCTCGGCCTACAAGAAGATGGGCCGCACCGAACAGGCACTGGCCGACGAGAGCGAAGCGATCAAGCTCGATCCCAACGTGCCGGAATATTTCGACAACCGCGGGCTGACGTACGCGGAGAACGGCGACTACGACCGCGCGATCGCCGACTACAATGAAGCGATCCGGATCACGCCGAAGGCCAACTTCCTGACCAACCGCGGCGACGCCTACAACGAAAAGGGCGACTACGATCGCGCCATTGCCGACTACGACCGCGCGATTGCGCTCAATCCGCGATTCTCGCTTGCCTGGAACAACCGCGGCGCCGCGTACAAGGGCAAGGGCGACCTGGATCGCGCCATCGAGAACTACGAGCAGGCGCTGCACATCGATCCGAAAATGGACACTGCGGCCGAAAATCTCGCCGCCGTGCGCGTGGAGCGCGACCGCCGCGCCATGCTGCCCGAGCGCCGGACGCCGTCGTTCGAATGCCATGGCGCCAGGCGCGCGGTAGAGAAGGCGATCTGCTCAGACCCGGAGCTGTCGCGGCTCGACCGGCAGATCGACGAAGCCTACAAGGCCGCGCTGAAGCGGAGCCCGCGGAAGGATATCGGCGCCGTCCGCGCCGAGCAGCGCGAGTTCCTGACCACCCGCAACAAGTCATTCGGCCGGGTGGACTACAATCTCAAGCACGACATGGAGGAACGCCTCCATTGCGGATTGTACGCAGCTAACTAA
- a CDS encoding glutathione S-transferase family protein, with the protein MLMLYDFGNSVCCQKVRITLVEKGLTWEARRVDLFKTEQYDPEYLKLNPKGVVPTLVHDGTPVIESTLICEYIDETFPDPPLMPKSAAERARMRLWSKFVDEGLFDGVTELSFSAMFRERMKSMSPELREKRFRNVGDPRRTDRFKSTYEHGVYSPFVLHAIAAYERAFKLMEPTLAERGPWLLGAQPTLADINLMPFVARLAYLGLLEAWTADRPRINAWWAQVQEWPSFRRGLHDLISEAEFTEMRTHGPKIRADVEKLLAGLRAS; encoded by the coding sequence ATGCTCATGCTCTACGACTTCGGCAATTCGGTCTGCTGCCAGAAGGTGCGCATCACGTTGGTCGAGAAGGGTCTCACCTGGGAGGCGCGGCGGGTCGACCTGTTCAAGACCGAGCAATACGACCCGGAATATCTCAAGCTCAACCCGAAAGGTGTGGTGCCGACGCTGGTGCACGACGGCACGCCGGTGATCGAGTCGACACTGATCTGCGAATACATCGACGAGACATTCCCCGACCCGCCGCTGATGCCAAAGAGTGCGGCGGAGCGCGCCCGCATGCGGCTGTGGAGCAAGTTCGTCGACGAGGGATTATTCGACGGCGTCACCGAACTGAGCTTCTCGGCGATGTTTCGCGAGCGCATGAAAAGCATGAGCCCCGAGCTCCGCGAGAAGCGGTTCAGGAACGTCGGCGATCCGCGCCGCACCGACCGCTTCAAATCGACCTACGAGCACGGCGTCTATTCGCCGTTCGTGCTGCATGCGATCGCGGCCTATGAGCGTGCCTTCAAGCTGATGGAGCCGACTCTGGCGGAGCGCGGGCCGTGGCTCCTCGGCGCGCAGCCGACGCTGGCCGACATCAACCTGATGCCGTTCGTGGCCCGCCTCGCCTATTTGGGCCTGCTCGAAGCCTGGACCGCGGACCGCCCGCGCATCAACGCCTGGTGGGCACAGGTGCAGGAATGGCCGAGTTTCCGGCGCGGGCTGCACGACCTGATTTCCGAGGCCGAATTCACCGAGATGCGCACCCACGGCCCGAAAATCCGCGCCGACGTGGAGAAGCTTCTGGCCGGATTGCGGGCAAGCTAG
- a CDS encoding M24 family metallopeptidase has protein sequence MDDITKREPRRITAEDINPRYNWGRHLPVLGTMGVDFEERVDYRRLQRYRLARAQAALEASDLGALLCFDVNNIRYLTSTKIGEWERDKLSRWVLLPRGGEPIIWDFGSAAVHHKLYSPWLNPENCRAGLVGLRGTVDPSFGLMKHHAEEMASILRDLGLAKMPIGVDIIEPPMMFELEKAGLKVKDGQQVMLEAREVKSADEIALLNRAAAMVDGAYHLIHEKLKPGVRENDIVAEVNKFLYTHGSDDVEAINAISGERCNPHPHNFTDRMIRPGDQAFFDILQSFMGYRTCYYRTFNVGRATDAQRDAYKQCREWLDRAIELIKPGVSTDTIAKVWPTADKFGFPNELSAFGLQFGHGLGLALHERPIISRVVSLDHPTIIKEGMVFALETYCPATDGYSAARIEEEVVVTDKGHTVISLFPAEELPISAKY, from the coding sequence ATGGACGACATCACCAAGCGCGAACCGCGCCGGATCACCGCCGAGGACATCAACCCGCGCTACAACTGGGGCCGCCACCTGCCGGTGCTCGGCACCATGGGCGTCGACTTCGAAGAGCGCGTCGATTACCGCCGCCTGCAGCGCTACCGCCTCGCCCGCGCGCAGGCTGCGCTGGAAGCCTCCGATCTCGGCGCGCTGCTCTGCTTCGACGTCAACAACATCCGCTATCTCACCTCGACCAAGATCGGCGAGTGGGAGCGCGACAAGCTCTCGCGCTGGGTGCTGCTGCCGCGCGGCGGCGAGCCGATCATCTGGGACTTCGGCTCGGCCGCCGTTCACCACAAGCTCTACTCGCCGTGGCTCAACCCGGAGAATTGCAGGGCCGGTCTCGTCGGCCTGCGCGGCACCGTCGATCCGTCGTTCGGGCTGATGAAGCACCACGCCGAGGAGATGGCCTCGATCCTGCGCGATCTGGGCCTCGCCAAGATGCCGATCGGCGTCGATATCATCGAGCCGCCGATGATGTTCGAACTGGAGAAGGCCGGCCTCAAGGTCAAGGACGGCCAACAGGTGATGCTCGAGGCGCGCGAGGTCAAATCAGCCGACGAGATCGCGCTGCTCAACCGCGCCGCCGCCATGGTCGACGGCGCCTATCACCTGATCCACGAAAAGCTGAAGCCCGGCGTGCGCGAGAACGACATCGTCGCCGAGGTGAACAAGTTCCTCTACACCCACGGCTCCGATGACGTGGAGGCGATCAACGCGATCTCCGGCGAGCGCTGCAATCCGCATCCGCACAACTTCACCGACCGCATGATCCGCCCGGGCGATCAGGCATTCTTCGACATCCTGCAGTCCTTCATGGGCTATCGCACCTGCTATTATCGGACCTTCAACGTCGGCCGCGCCACCGACGCGCAGCGCGACGCCTACAAGCAGTGCCGCGAGTGGCTCGACCGCGCGATCGAGCTGATCAAGCCGGGTGTGTCGACCGACACGATCGCGAAGGTTTGGCCGACCGCCGACAAGTTCGGGTTCCCGAACGAGCTGTCGGCGTTCGGGCTGCAGTTCGGCCACGGTCTCGGTCTCGCGCTGCATGAGCGGCCGATCATCAGCCGCGTGGTTTCGCTGGACCATCCGACGATTATCAAGGAAGGTATGGTGTTCGCGCTGGAAACCTATTGCCCGGCGACGGACGGCTACTCGGCGGCACGTATCGAAGAAGAGGTCGTCGTCACCGACAAGGGCCACACCGTCATCAGCCTATTCCCGGCTGAAGAGCTTCCGATCTCGGCGAAATACTAA
- a CDS encoding molybdate ABC transporter substrate-binding protein translates to MAQAAEIRAFVTGAARPMFDLLAPQFERTTGHKLITTSALPPQLVAKVEAGEPFDVIVLSYDVEALIKKGLLDPSSRTVLGQIGIGVAIHTGSPKPDFSTVEKFKKMLLDAKSFATSGEGSSGRYVDSLVERLGIADQVRPKIKSGGPGASAKMLSNGEVDFVVSGLPPLLGSPNIEWLGLLPPEINNFLVFSAGLSTRAKEPEAGRALLRHLASPEAMAVYKAKGLDPAP, encoded by the coding sequence ATGGCTCAGGCCGCCGAAATCCGGGCCTTCGTCACCGGCGCGGCGCGGCCGATGTTCGATCTGCTGGCGCCGCAGTTCGAGCGCACGACCGGTCACAAGCTCATCACCACCTCGGCGCTGCCGCCGCAGCTCGTCGCCAAGGTCGAGGCGGGTGAGCCGTTCGACGTGATCGTGCTCTCCTACGATGTCGAAGCGCTGATCAAGAAAGGCCTCCTCGATCCATCGTCGCGCACCGTGCTCGGCCAGATCGGCATCGGCGTCGCGATCCACACGGGCTCGCCGAAGCCGGACTTCAGCACCGTCGAGAAATTCAAGAAGATGCTGCTGGACGCCAAGTCCTTCGCCACCTCCGGCGAAGGCTCGAGTGGCCGCTATGTGGACTCCCTCGTCGAACGGCTTGGCATCGCCGATCAGGTCAGGCCCAAGATCAAGTCTGGCGGGCCGGGCGCCTCGGCCAAGATGCTGTCCAACGGCGAGGTCGATTTTGTGGTGTCAGGCTTGCCCCCGCTCCTTGGCAGCCCGAACATCGAATGGCTCGGATTGCTTCCGCCCGAAATCAACAACTTCCTGGTGTTCAGCGCGGGGCTCAGCACGCGCGCCAAGGAGCCCGAGGCTGGCCGGGCGCTGCTCCGCCATCTCGCGTCGCCCGAAGCGATGGCGGTCTACAAGGCCAAGGGCCTCGATCCGGCGCCCTGA
- a CDS encoding esterase-like activity of phytase family protein, producing MGFFVRTSAALVGIAIAAGAAAAESNVTVRTYSSDDTLLRLGVFPFEGGKTLNLSVGIGSAAFHHPKDPPNVIWTLGDRGPNIACSDIKEFTGVELGCREIKGSRVYPTPSYAPSIYRVMLLDDGTFQVTDVIKLKDRDGRPLNGMPNPTKTATTETPLDGKGKTLQQDLRGIDAESLVRLNDGTFWVGDENAPSLAHFAADGKLIERHVPKGTEGEFAAAPYKTVGSLPAILAKRQSNRGIEAIGVSPDERFLYLTMQSPLANPDTATFQQARNTRIIKFNRKTMKVLGEYVYSMDDPSTFRRDPSNKPSDPRISEMMAIGVDRLVILERTEGTTKLYEVELAGATNISGTPWDDIATKPSLEQTDVAAAKITPVKKTLRFDTADHNEIVGKTEGMTLLSDGALLLINDDDFGISGARTQIVVVRGTEIKRH from the coding sequence ATGGGCTTTTTTGTCCGGACTTCAGCGGCATTGGTGGGGATTGCGATCGCAGCCGGCGCAGCGGCCGCGGAGTCCAACGTCACCGTGCGCACCTACAGCAGCGACGACACGCTGCTCCGGCTCGGCGTCTTCCCCTTCGAAGGCGGCAAGACGCTCAATCTGTCGGTCGGCATCGGCAGTGCTGCCTTCCACCATCCCAAGGACCCGCCGAACGTGATCTGGACGCTCGGCGACCGCGGTCCGAACATCGCCTGCAGCGACATAAAGGAGTTCACCGGCGTCGAACTCGGCTGCCGCGAGATCAAAGGCAGCCGCGTCTACCCGACGCCGTCCTACGCGCCGTCGATCTACCGCGTGATGCTGCTCGACGACGGCACCTTCCAGGTCACCGACGTGATCAAGCTGAAGGACCGAGACGGCCGGCCGCTGAACGGCATGCCGAACCCGACCAAGACCGCGACCACCGAGACGCCGCTCGACGGCAAGGGCAAGACGCTGCAGCAGGACCTGCGTGGCATCGACGCCGAATCCCTGGTGCGGCTCAACGACGGCACGTTCTGGGTCGGCGATGAGAATGCGCCGTCGCTCGCGCATTTCGCCGCAGACGGCAAGCTGATCGAACGCCATGTGCCGAAGGGCACCGAGGGCGAGTTCGCCGCAGCGCCCTACAAGACTGTGGGCTCGCTGCCCGCGATCCTCGCCAAGCGCCAATCGAACCGCGGCATCGAGGCGATCGGCGTCTCGCCCGACGAGCGCTTTCTTTATCTGACCATGCAGAGCCCGCTGGCCAACCCGGACACCGCGACGTTCCAGCAGGCGCGCAACACCCGCATCATCAAGTTCAACCGCAAGACCATGAAGGTGCTGGGCGAGTACGTCTACAGCATGGACGATCCATCGACCTTCCGGCGCGATCCCTCGAACAAGCCCAGCGATCCGCGGATCAGCGAGATGATGGCGATCGGCGTCGACCGTCTGGTCATTCTCGAACGCACCGAGGGAACCACCAAGCTTTATGAGGTCGAGCTGGCGGGCGCGACCAACATCTCAGGCACGCCCTGGGACGACATCGCGACCAAGCCGAGCCTGGAGCAGACCGACGTCGCGGCCGCGAAGATCACGCCGGTGAAGAAGACGCTGCGCTTCGACACCGCCGATCACAATGAGATCGTCGGCAAGACCGAGGGCATGACCCTGCTCAGCGACGGCGCGCTTTTGCTGATCAATGACGACGATTTCGGCATCAGCGGCGCCCGCACGCAGATCGTCGTGGTGCGCGGCACCGAGATCAAGCGGCACTGA